One genomic region from Quercus robur chromosome 4, dhQueRobu3.1, whole genome shotgun sequence encodes:
- the LOC126723087 gene encoding proteasome subunit beta type-5: MKLDTSGLESTAPLFGSLSSGIHDEISAAPSFALPNTINFDGFQKEAIQMVKPAKGTTTLAFIFKEGVMVAADSRASMGGYISSQSVKKIIEINPYMLGTMAGGAADCQFWHRNLGIKCRLHELANKRRISVTGASKLLANILYSYRGMGLSVGTMIAGWDETGPGLYYVDSEGGRLKGTRFSVGSGSPYAYGVLDNGYRYDMSIEEAAELARRSIYHATFRDGASGGVASVYYVGPDGWKKLSGDDVGELHYHYYPVMPSTVEQEMVEVTGQ; encoded by the exons ATGAAGCTTGATACTAGTGGTCTTGAATCAACTGCCCCGCTCTTTGGGTCTCTGAGCAGTGGGATTCATGATGAGATTTCTGCCGCCCCATCTTTTGCGCTTCCTAATACTATCAAT TTTGATGGATTCCAGAAAGAGGCTATACAGATGGTGAAGCCAGCAAAGGGAACCACCACGCTTGCGTTCATATTCAAAGAGGGTGTCATGGTTGCTGCTGATTCTCGAGCTAGCATGGGAGGCTATATCT CATCACAGTCTGTAAAGAAAATCATTGAAATCAATCCTTACATGCTTGGCACTATGGCTGGAGGAGCTGCTGACTGTCAGTTTTGGCACAGAAATCTGGGCATTAAG TGCCGATTGCACGAATTGGCAAACAAGCGCAGAATTTCAGTTACAGGAGCATCAAAGCTGTTGGCAAACATTCTGTACTCTTACCGTGGAATGGGTCTGTCTGTTGGGACCATGATTGCTGGATGGGATGAGACG GGTCCTGGACTATATTATGTGGACAGTGAAGGAGGAAGGCTCAAAGGAACACGATTTTCAGTTGGATCTGGTTCACCCTATGCTTATGGTGTCCTGGACAATGG TTACCGGTATGATATGTCAATCGAAGAAGCTGCAGAGTTGGCTAGAAGGTCTATTTATCATGCAACATTCCGTGATGGTGCCAGTGGTGGAGTTGCTAGCg TTTATTATGTGGGACCTGATGGATGGAAAAAGCTCTCTGGTGATGATGTTGGAGAACTTCATTACCACTACTATCCAGTTATGCCGAGCACAGTGGAACAGGAAATGGTTGAAGTAACTGGGCAATAA